Below is a genomic region from Helianthus annuus cultivar XRQ/B chromosome 2, HanXRQr2.0-SUNRISE, whole genome shotgun sequence.
GAACTTCCCACTGGGTTGTCTACATCATAAACCTCATGAAGATTGCGTTTCACTTCGCTAGTAGACGGCGACTTCTGATTACTTTTCATGACATTAGACACCGGCGTTTCATTGTCTCCCGTATAAGAAACGTCAtccttcaaaaaaaaaatgaaagattCAGAAATGTACGATTCAGAAATATTCAAAGAAAAAACCTTTTAAAAAAATACCTTTGAAACTTCAAACGAAACAGATTGAATCTCGGACAGGTGAACACCAGATGATTCGGATTGATCGTCCTAAAACAATACAAATTTTAATTACAAATACTTGAATCTTGAGGATAGTATGTTTACAATAAAAGATCAGGTAGTATTATTATCAAACTTAAACctgatgaattttgaatttggtgTAAAGTGCAGAAATAATGTCAGGATCTGAAGTAGCCATATGAATTCCATAGTTCTCGACTTTATGCTTGATGTTAAATTTAGAAACAGATATGATGAAAGCAAGCTTCTTGCCAATCAAGATGTCAAATACATCAGGATATGGCTTTGGGATACCGCCATTTGCCAACTCCTAAAAAGTTAAAACAAATCTATATTAATAACTATCAAATCAAAAATATAAATTAGTCAAGCGAATTGTGCAAAATACCGAGTTTGATGTATAAATTTACCTCATCTTGCACCTGCAACAATTCCTTTGCAGTTTTTTTGAAAATCTTGTACGCTTCGAAATCAAACAGTGTCAACGTAACAGTGTCAGATGAGTCTTGAACACGAATAGGTATCTTGAAActgtatatattaaaaaaaaagtctacataaattacccattttatattatatatatttatcgaTTTACTTAATTCAACAAATATATAGATAATAGATGAAGTTACAAACCGAGGTATCGAGAAAATATCAACTCCTTGACAGTCTTTGTTGGTACAAATTAATGTCGTCCTGTGTTCAACATCAACAGAACCATCTTCTTTTTCAGCGGTAACAAACGCTTCCTCGACACCCGATTTACAATGGTTGCAGGCATTGTAGTACCAGATCTTGTCGGAACAAATTGCAGTAACTGTACCAACCAACATAACCTTCTTCGGctatttaaacaaaaaaaagcataaaaacaaattattaaacaaaaaataattaaacaaatcAAGTAATATGAATCTTTTCGTAGCTTTAGAACCGTAAATATTACTtaaataattaaacaaattattaaacaaaaaataattaaataaaaaatattacttaaataagt
It encodes:
- the LOC118486772 gene encoding uncharacterized protein LOC118486772 yields the protein MLVGTVTAICSDKIWYYNACNHCKSGVEEAFVTAEKEDGSVDVEHRTTLICTNKDCQGVDIFSIPRFKIPIRVQDSSDTVTLTLFDFEAYKIFKKTAKELLQVQDEVNLYIKLGILHNSLD